The Nocardioides marmorisolisilvae genomic interval GGCGGGTGCCCAGTGCGGTGTAGAGCGCGCCCAGCACCTCCGCGCCGTGCTGCTGCTCGGCGGCGATGCAGACCCGCACGGGCTGCCACGCCGTGGAGAGGAACTCGCGGTAGTCGTCGGAGATCTCACGGCCCTGGTTGAGGTAGGCGAGGCTCATCACGTGCCAGCGCACCTCGATGTCGCGCACCTTCTCCACCTCGAGCATCCATCGCGAGGTGATCCACGCGAACGGGCACATCGGGTCGAACCAGAAGTCGGCGACGTCCTTGGTTGCGGTCATACAACAGCCAACGGCTTCCGTCGCGCCGTCATTCCCCGACCGGGGTGCCCTGCTGGAAGAGCTGGCGCCACTGCGTTGGGTCGCGGAGCCACAGCGAGCTGCGCAGTCGGGTGCCGGTCTCACTGTGTGCCCGCCAGAGCAGTAGCAGGGCGTCCGGCCCGGCCGGGGTCAGCGAGACGACCTCGAGCTCGGTCGGGGGCAGCGGCTCCAGCCCGGAGAGAGCCTCCTCCCTGGTCCGGATCCGACCCGAGGCGCCGATCTCCTGCCAGCGTGGGTGGAGCAGGGCGGCCAACGCGGCCGGGTCGTCGCGGACCTCGGCGGTGAGCAACGAACGCTCGAGGGCGATCACCTGGTCGCCGTCGGTCATCGGCGCCACCGTCGAGGCCTGCTGCTCGGCCTCGTCGAGGGTCGAGAACAGGTCCGGCTCGGGACCAGGGGCGGGCTCGCGGCCCGGCTCCGCGAGAGAGTCGTGCCGATCGACCACGGGGGCGCCGGGGAAGCCGGGGCCCGGCTCCGGCGGCAGGCCGTCACGGAACCTGACCGCGGCCGCGTTGGCGAGCCGGTCGGCGGCCTCGTTCAGCGCGTGCCCGGCGTGCCCCTTCACCCAGACGAACTCGACCCTGCGACCCGCCATCGCCTCGTCGAGCGCCTTGATGATCTCGACATTGAGGACCGGTTTGTTGTCCCTCTTGCGCCACCCACGTTGCTTCCACCCCGCCATCCACTTCGTGACCACGTTGATGGCGTAGGTGCTGTCGCAGTAGACGAGCAGGTCGTCGTCGGCGTGCGCGGTCTGGCGCAGCAGGTCCAGTACGGCGGTCAGCTCGCCCATGTTGTTCGTCCCGTGGGCCCAGCCCCCCGACGCCCAGCAGTCGTCGTCGACGTACCAGGCCCATCCCGCAGGCCCGGGGTTGCCGAGCGCGGACCCGTCGGCGGCAGCAATGATCGTCACGGAGCCGATCCTTCCAGCCAGCCTCCACCCGGTTCGATCGGGTGTGACCCGGGTGACATGATGCCCGGCATGCCAGGAATGAACCTCACCCGGGACGAGGCGCACACCCGCGCCC includes:
- a CDS encoding ribonuclease HI family protein codes for the protein MTIIAAADGSALGNPGPAGWAWYVDDDCWASGGWAHGTNNMGELTAVLDLLRQTAHADDDLLVYCDSTYAINVVTKWMAGWKQRGWRKRDNKPVLNVEIIKALDEAMAGRRVEFVWVKGHAGHALNEAADRLANAAAVRFRDGLPPEPGPGFPGAPVVDRHDSLAEPGREPAPGPEPDLFSTLDEAEQQASTVAPMTDGDQVIALERSLLTAEVRDDPAALAALLHPRWQEIGASGRIRTREEALSGLEPLPPTELEVVSLTPAGPDALLLLWRAHSETGTRLRSSLWLRDPTQWRQLFQQGTPVGE